In Rhizobium sp. WSM4643, the following are encoded in one genomic region:
- a CDS encoding ABC transporter ATP-binding protein yields MSAALEIDDLSVVYDHFHALKDVSIAVERGESFGLVGESGSGKSTLLRAVAGLAPVSSGAINIDGEALKGSKRSKVFYRRVQMVFQDPYGSLHPRQTIDRLLLEPLAIHGIADGEKRIARALDEVGLGNGFRFRYPHQLSGGQRQRVAIARALIVEPSILLLDEPTSALDASVQAEVLNLLEEIRRDRKLTFVMVSHDLGVVTHMCERLAVMRNGAVVERLSSQELAGGAVHEDYTRNLMIASKGFVKAESQPFQTFEKK; encoded by the coding sequence ATGAGCGCAGCTCTCGAGATCGACGATCTGAGTGTCGTTTACGATCATTTTCATGCATTGAAGGATGTCAGCATCGCCGTCGAACGCGGCGAATCCTTTGGTCTTGTCGGCGAATCCGGCTCGGGAAAATCGACCTTGTTGCGGGCCGTTGCCGGACTTGCGCCGGTGAGCAGCGGCGCGATCAACATCGACGGTGAAGCGTTGAAAGGTTCGAAGCGAAGCAAAGTCTTCTACCGGCGCGTGCAAATGGTCTTCCAGGATCCTTATGGTTCGCTGCATCCGCGCCAGACGATCGACCGGCTTCTGCTCGAACCGCTTGCAATCCACGGCATCGCCGACGGCGAGAAGCGCATCGCCCGAGCGCTCGACGAGGTCGGCCTCGGCAATGGTTTCCGCTTCCGCTACCCGCACCAGCTCTCCGGCGGCCAGCGCCAGCGCGTGGCGATCGCCCGGGCGCTGATCGTCGAACCGTCGATCCTGCTGCTCGACGAGCCGACATCGGCGCTCGACGCCTCGGTGCAGGCCGAGGTGCTGAACCTGCTGGAAGAGATCCGACGCGACCGCAAGCTCACCTTCGTGATGGTGAGCCATGATCTCGGTGTCGTCACCCATATGTGCGAACGGCTCGCGGTAATGCGCAACGGCGCCGTCGTCGAGCGGCTAAGCTCGCAAGAGCTGGCTGGAGGCGCTGTTCATGAGGACTATACGAGAAATTTGATGATCGCGAGCAAGGGTTTCGTCAAGGCTGAAAGCCAACCTTTTCAAACCTTTGAAAAGAAATGA
- a CDS encoding ABC transporter ATP-binding protein → MTTLLTVDKLKVSYPTRTGLIEAVRGVSFTLGKERLGIVGESGSGKSQTGRAIMGLTPKHGVVTADRLDFNGIDLINASAGERRRLRGKRIAMILQDPKYSLDPVMSIGRQICETLRTHEKVGKAEARERALAMLEAVQIRDPKRVFDLHPHEVSGGMGQRAMIAMMLIAGPELLIADEPTSALDVTVQLDVLRIMDKLVSERGMGLIFVSHDLRLVSSFCDRVIVMYAGKIVEELAAADLKHARHPYTQGLLNCMPEIGANRHPLPVLDRKPEWAA, encoded by the coding sequence ATGACAACACTTCTGACGGTGGACAAGCTCAAGGTCAGCTACCCCACGCGCACCGGCCTGATCGAGGCCGTGCGCGGCGTCTCCTTTACGCTCGGCAAGGAAAGACTCGGCATCGTCGGTGAATCCGGTTCCGGCAAGTCGCAGACCGGCCGGGCAATCATGGGCCTGACGCCGAAACACGGCGTCGTCACGGCCGACAGGCTTGATTTCAACGGCATCGATCTGATCAATGCGTCTGCCGGCGAAAGGCGCAGGCTGCGCGGCAAGCGCATCGCCATGATCCTGCAGGATCCGAAATATTCGCTCGATCCCGTCATGTCGATCGGACGGCAGATCTGCGAAACGCTGCGCACGCATGAGAAGGTCGGCAAGGCGGAGGCGCGCGAGCGCGCGCTCGCCATGCTGGAAGCGGTGCAGATCCGCGACCCGAAACGTGTCTTCGACCTGCATCCGCACGAGGTTTCGGGCGGCATGGGGCAGCGTGCGATGATCGCCATGATGCTGATTGCCGGGCCTGAGCTGCTGATTGCCGACGAGCCGACCTCGGCGCTCGACGTGACGGTGCAGCTCGACGTGCTGAGGATCATGGACAAGCTCGTGTCCGAGCGCGGCATGGGGCTGATCTTCGTCTCCCACGATCTGAGGCTGGTTTCCTCCTTCTGCGACCGCGTCATCGTCATGTATGCCGGTAAGATCGTCGAGGAGCTGGCGGCCGCCGATCTCAAACATGCGCGGCATCCCTATACGCAGGGGCTGCTGAACTGCATGCCCGAGATCGGCGCGAACCGCCACCCGCTGCCGGTGCTCGACCGAAAACCGGAGTGGGCGGCATGA
- a CDS encoding ABC transporter permease, which yields MTANASPSPAMSRREWLLSDRPQSRLQARLGRAYVTWRQFTANRLAVVGLLIIVALLFIAAFADVLATHNPVVGDLRNARLLPPGTGEFWLGSDDQGRDIYSRLIYGSRLTLLVVALVAIISAPIGLIVGTVSGYAGGWVDATLMRITDIFLAFPKLVLALAFVAALGPGIQNAIIAIAITSWPPYARIARAETLTVRRSDYISAVKLMGASPLRIVVRHVMPLCISSLIVRVTLDMAGIILTAAGLGFLGLGAQPPLPEWGAMIASGRRFILDQWWVAAMPGIAILIVSLGFNLLGDGLRDALDPKESGQ from the coding sequence ATGACGGCCAATGCCAGCCCATCTCCTGCGATGAGCCGCCGCGAATGGCTGCTTTCCGACCGGCCGCAATCGCGCCTGCAGGCCCGCCTCGGTCGTGCCTATGTCACATGGCGGCAGTTCACGGCCAACAGGCTCGCCGTCGTCGGCCTGCTGATCATCGTGGCGCTGCTTTTCATCGCCGCCTTTGCCGATGTGCTCGCCACGCATAATCCGGTGGTCGGCGATCTGCGCAATGCCCGCCTGCTGCCGCCCGGCACGGGGGAATTCTGGCTCGGTTCGGATGACCAGGGCCGTGATATCTATTCGCGGCTGATCTACGGATCGCGATTGACGCTGCTCGTCGTCGCGCTCGTCGCCATCATCTCGGCGCCGATCGGGCTGATCGTCGGCACGGTCTCCGGTTATGCCGGAGGCTGGGTGGATGCGACGCTGATGCGGATTACCGATATCTTCCTCGCCTTCCCGAAGCTGGTGCTGGCGCTCGCCTTCGTCGCGGCGCTCGGGCCCGGCATCCAGAACGCGATCATCGCGATTGCGATCACGTCCTGGCCGCCCTATGCCCGTATCGCGCGCGCCGAGACGCTGACGGTCCGGCGTTCCGACTATATTTCGGCGGTGAAGCTGATGGGAGCCTCGCCGCTTCGCATTGTCGTGCGCCATGTGATGCCGCTCTGTATTTCCTCGCTGATCGTGCGTGTGACGCTCGACATGGCGGGCATCATCCTGACGGCGGCCGGTCTCGGTTTCCTCGGTCTGGGGGCGCAGCCACCGCTGCCGGAATGGGGTGCGATGATTGCCTCGGGACGGCGTTTCATCCTCGATCAATGGTGGGTCGCGGCGATGCCCGGCATCGCCATCCTCATCGTCAGCCTCGGCTTCAATCTCCTCGGCGACGGCCTGCGCGACGCGCTCGATCCCAAGGAGAGCGGCCAATGA
- a CDS encoding ABC transporter permease yields MSTVETMQEARPRKGRASAFAKALGRFLFAAVTTYLGLLAVTFFIGRVVPIDPVLAILGDRAPHHVVERVRQEMGFNLPLYQQFFIYIKGILSGDFGNSVLTTNPVMVDIRRALPATVELATLGTIIGAVVGVPLGVLAAVRRGSIVDQVVRVIGLVGYSVPIFWLALISLVIFYAQLRWVAFPGRIDIVFEYTFTPITGLYLFDSAWQGQWDVFYDVFRHIILPASLLGYFSLAYISRMTRSFMLNELSQEYIVAVRAKGLSETRVIWGHALRNAAVPLVTVIALSYAGLLEGSVLTETVFSWPGIGLYITNSLQNADMNAVLGGTIVIGTIFIGINLLSDLLYRTLDPRTRNR; encoded by the coding sequence TTGAGCACCGTCGAAACAATGCAGGAGGCGCGGCCCCGAAAGGGCCGTGCTAGCGCCTTCGCAAAGGCGTTAGGGCGGTTTCTGTTTGCCGCCGTCACCACCTATCTCGGCCTGCTGGCCGTCACCTTCTTCATCGGCCGCGTCGTGCCGATCGATCCCGTGCTCGCCATCCTCGGCGATCGCGCGCCCCATCATGTCGTCGAGCGCGTTCGCCAGGAAATGGGCTTCAACCTGCCGCTCTATCAGCAGTTCTTCATCTATATCAAAGGCATCCTCTCCGGCGATTTCGGCAATTCGGTACTGACGACCAATCCCGTGATGGTCGATATTCGCCGCGCTCTGCCGGCGACGGTCGAGCTGGCAACGCTTGGAACGATCATCGGCGCCGTCGTCGGCGTGCCGCTTGGCGTTCTCGCCGCGGTGCGCCGCGGCAGTATCGTTGACCAGGTCGTGCGCGTCATCGGCCTTGTCGGTTATTCGGTACCGATCTTCTGGTTGGCGCTGATTTCGCTCGTCATCTTTTATGCGCAACTGCGCTGGGTGGCCTTTCCAGGCCGGATCGATATCGTCTTCGAATACACGTTCACGCCGATCACCGGCTTGTACCTCTTCGACAGCGCCTGGCAGGGGCAGTGGGATGTCTTCTACGACGTGTTCCGCCACATTATCTTGCCTGCATCCCTGCTCGGCTATTTCTCGCTCGCCTATATCAGCCGGATGACGCGCAGCTTCATGCTGAACGAGCTTTCCCAGGAATATATCGTCGCCGTGCGCGCCAAGGGGCTTTCGGAAACACGGGTGATCTGGGGCCATGCGCTGCGCAATGCCGCCGTGCCGCTCGTTACCGTGATTGCGCTTTCCTATGCCGGCCTGCTCGAAGGATCGGTGCTGACCGAGACGGTCTTTTCCTGGCCGGGCATCGGGCTCTACATCACCAATTCGCTGCAGAACGCCGACATGAACGCCGTTCTTGGCGGCACGATCGTCATCGGTACGATCTTCATCGGTATCAACCTTCTGTCCGATCTTCTCTACCGGACGCTCGACCCGAGGACGCGAAACCGATGA
- a CDS encoding ABC transporter substrate-binding protein yields MMMTKLSRNFRMLSGGAALSLLMMAAPSAFAETPKDTLVEGFAIDDIITMDPGEAFELSTAEITTNSYSLLVRLDMDDTSKVKGDLAESWSVSDDGLTYTFKLKSGLKFASGNPITAEDVAWSFERAVKLDKSPAFILTQFGLTGDNVTEKAKAADAGTFVFTVDKAYAPSFVLNCLTATVASVVDKKLVLEHVKAVTPDAEHKYDNDFGNEWLKTGYAGSGAYKMREWRANEVVVLERNDNFYGDKAKLNRVIYRYMKESSAQRLALEAGDIDIARNLEPGDLDAISKNADLATTSAPKSTIYYVSLNNKNENLKKPEVQEAFKYLVDYDAIGATLIKGIGEIHQTFLPKGQLGALDENPYKLDVAKAKELLAKAGVPDGFSITMDVRNTQPVTGIAESMQQTLAQAGVKMDIIPGDGKQTLTKYRARTHDMYIGQWGSDYFDPNSNADTFTSNPDNSDAGTVKTLAWRNTWEAPELDKEAKAALLERDAAKRAAMYQDIQKKYLSNSPFVFIFQQIEVAGYRKNLKGFKLGPSFDTNFVGPIAKE; encoded by the coding sequence ATGATGATGACCAAACTCAGCCGCAATTTTCGCATGCTTTCTGGAGGGGCCGCTCTTTCGCTCCTGATGATGGCTGCACCCTCGGCCTTCGCCGAGACGCCGAAGGATACGCTGGTCGAAGGATTTGCCATCGACGATATCATCACGATGGATCCGGGCGAGGCTTTCGAGCTTTCGACGGCTGAAATCACCACCAACAGCTACAGCCTGCTTGTTCGTCTCGACATGGACGATACGTCGAAGGTGAAGGGCGATCTGGCCGAGAGCTGGAGCGTTTCCGATGATGGTCTCACCTATACGTTCAAGCTGAAATCAGGCCTGAAATTCGCCTCCGGCAACCCGATCACCGCCGAAGACGTTGCCTGGTCGTTCGAGCGCGCCGTCAAGCTCGACAAGAGCCCGGCCTTCATCCTCACCCAGTTCGGCCTGACCGGCGACAACGTCACGGAAAAAGCCAAGGCGGCCGATGCCGGCACTTTCGTCTTCACGGTCGACAAGGCCTATGCGCCGAGCTTCGTGCTCAACTGCCTGACAGCAACTGTCGCTTCCGTCGTCGACAAGAAGCTGGTGCTGGAGCATGTGAAGGCGGTGACGCCGGATGCCGAGCACAAATACGACAACGACTTCGGCAATGAATGGCTGAAGACCGGCTATGCCGGCTCCGGCGCCTATAAGATGCGCGAATGGCGCGCCAACGAAGTCGTCGTGCTGGAGCGCAACGACAATTTTTATGGCGACAAGGCAAAGCTCAACCGCGTCATCTACCGCTACATGAAGGAAAGTTCGGCCCAGCGGCTGGCGCTCGAAGCCGGCGATATCGATATCGCCCGCAACCTCGAGCCGGGTGACCTCGATGCCATTTCGAAGAATGCCGATCTGGCGACAACGAGTGCGCCGAAGAGCACGATCTATTATGTCAGTCTGAACAACAAGAACGAGAACCTGAAGAAGCCGGAAGTCCAGGAAGCCTTCAAATACCTGGTCGACTACGATGCGATCGGCGCAACGCTGATCAAGGGGATCGGCGAGATCCACCAGACCTTCCTGCCGAAGGGCCAGCTCGGCGCGCTCGACGAGAATCCCTACAAGCTCGATGTCGCCAAGGCCAAGGAACTGCTTGCCAAGGCCGGCGTACCCGATGGTTTCTCGATCACCATGGATGTGCGCAACACGCAGCCGGTGACGGGTATTGCCGAATCCATGCAGCAGACGTTGGCCCAGGCCGGCGTCAAGATGGACATCATCCCCGGCGACGGCAAGCAGACGCTGACCAAATATCGCGCCCGCACCCACGACATGTATATCGGCCAGTGGGGTTCGGACTATTTCGACCCGAATTCGAATGCCGATACCTTTACCAGTAATCCCGACAATTCCGATGCCGGCACGGTGAAGACGCTCGCATGGCGCAACACCTGGGAAGCGCCGGAGCTCGACAAGGAAGCGAAGGCAGCACTTCTCGAACGCGACGCCGCCAAGCGCGCCGCCATGTACCAGGATATCCAGAAGAAGTACCTGTCAAACAGCCCCTTCGTCTTCATCTTCCAGCAGATCGAGGTGGCCGGCTACCGCAAGAACCTGAAGGGCTTCAAACTGGGTCCGAGTTTCGACACCAATTTCGTCGGTCCGATCGCCAAGGAATAG
- a CDS encoding dipeptidase, protein MQFVFDGHNDVLLRLWTHSKDGSDPIAEFVDGTTVGHIDARRAREGGLSGGLCAIYIPSGDLVFADPDASGRYITPMAAPLDPLPSLAIANEMAAIALRLDQAGAWRLCRTVKDIRSAMADDIFAAVMHMEGCEAIGADLSALEVFYAAGLRSLGPVWSRHNVFGHGVPFAFPMSPDTAPGLTAAGFALVRECNRLGVLIDLAHITENGFWDVAKTTDQPLVASHSNAHALTPVARNLTDRQLDAIRESRGLVGINYATAMLRADGRSDSDTPLADMIRHIDYLVNRIGIDCVALGSDFDGATIPEEIGDAAGNQKLIAALREVGYADADLAKLARENWLRILAQAWLEDHA, encoded by the coding sequence ATGCAATTCGTATTTGACGGTCACAACGACGTTCTCCTTCGACTCTGGACACATTCAAAAGACGGCAGTGACCCGATCGCGGAGTTCGTAGACGGCACGACGGTCGGCCATATCGATGCGCGTCGGGCCAGAGAGGGCGGTCTTTCGGGCGGTCTTTGCGCCATCTACATTCCCTCGGGCGATCTCGTCTTCGCCGATCCGGATGCCAGCGGTCGCTATATCACGCCGATGGCGGCCCCTCTTGATCCGCTGCCTTCCCTTGCCATCGCCAATGAAATGGCGGCGATCGCGCTGCGCCTCGATCAGGCCGGCGCCTGGCGGCTTTGCCGGACGGTGAAGGATATCCGCAGCGCCATGGCGGACGACATTTTCGCCGCCGTCATGCATATGGAAGGCTGCGAGGCGATCGGCGCCGATCTTTCGGCGCTCGAGGTATTCTACGCGGCGGGGCTGCGGTCGCTCGGGCCTGTCTGGAGCCGGCACAATGTCTTCGGTCACGGGGTGCCCTTCGCCTTCCCAATGTCGCCGGACACGGCGCCGGGCCTTACCGCTGCCGGCTTCGCGCTGGTCAGGGAATGCAATCGCCTCGGCGTCCTGATCGACCTCGCTCATATCACCGAGAACGGTTTCTGGGACGTGGCGAAGACGACGGACCAGCCGCTGGTCGCCAGCCATTCCAATGCCCACGCCCTGACGCCGGTCGCGCGCAACCTGACGGACAGGCAGCTCGATGCGATCCGCGAAAGCCGCGGGCTCGTCGGTATCAATTATGCGACCGCCATGCTGCGTGCCGACGGCCGCTCGGACAGCGATACGCCGCTTGCCGACATGATCCGCCATATCGACTATCTCGTGAACCGCATCGGCATCGACTGCGTGGCGCTCGGATCGGACTTCGACGGGGCCACCATTCCTGAAGAAATCGGTGATGCCGCGGGCAATCAGAAGCTGATTGCCGCTCTCAGAGAGGTTGGTTATGCTGACGCCGACCTGGCAAAACTTGCCCGTGAAAACTGGCTTCGCATTCTGGCCCAAGCTTGGCTGGAGGACCACGCCTAA
- a CDS encoding ABC transporter permease: protein MTTKAAEGAAPLATRQRRRRIPTELSIFLVLVGIALIYEVLGWMFIGQSFLMNSQRLTIMILQVSVIGIIAVGVTQVIITGGIDLSSGSVVGMTAMIATSFAQSSTWGRAVFPSLTDLPAFVPIIVGLLIGATAGLANGALIAYTKIPPFIATLGMFVSARGVAKWYTKGQPVSGITEQFHFIGTKAWPVVVFLVVALIFHIALRYTRYGKFTYAIGANPQAARVSGINIEAHLVKVYVIAGLLAGLAGIVTAARAETAQASMGVGYELDAIAATVIGGTSLTGGVGRITGTVIGTIILGVMTSGFTFLRIDAYYQEIVKGLIIIAAVVIDVYRQKKRRKH, encoded by the coding sequence ATGACTACCAAGGCAGCAGAGGGTGCGGCTCCGCTCGCAACCCGGCAAAGGCGGCGGCGCATACCGACGGAGCTCAGCATTTTCCTCGTGCTCGTCGGCATCGCGCTCATCTACGAAGTGCTCGGCTGGATGTTCATCGGCCAAAGCTTCCTGATGAATTCGCAGCGTCTGACGATCATGATCCTGCAAGTCTCCGTCATCGGCATCATCGCCGTCGGCGTCACGCAGGTCATCATCACCGGCGGCATCGACCTTTCGTCGGGTTCGGTCGTCGGCATGACGGCGATGATCGCAACAAGCTTCGCCCAGTCCTCGACCTGGGGACGAGCCGTTTTTCCCTCGCTGACCGACCTGCCGGCTTTCGTGCCGATCATCGTTGGTCTGCTGATCGGGGCGACCGCAGGTCTCGCGAACGGCGCGCTCATCGCCTACACGAAGATCCCGCCGTTCATTGCAACGCTTGGCATGTTCGTTTCGGCCAGAGGTGTGGCGAAGTGGTATACGAAGGGGCAGCCGGTTTCTGGGATCACCGAACAGTTTCATTTCATCGGAACGAAAGCCTGGCCGGTTGTGGTCTTCCTGGTCGTTGCGCTGATCTTTCATATTGCGCTGCGCTATACGCGTTATGGAAAATTCACCTATGCCATCGGCGCGAACCCGCAGGCTGCGCGTGTTTCCGGCATCAACATCGAGGCGCATCTCGTCAAGGTCTATGTGATTGCCGGATTGCTTGCCGGCCTTGCCGGTATCGTCACGGCGGCACGCGCGGAAACCGCACAGGCCAGCATGGGCGTCGGCTATGAACTCGACGCGATCGCCGCGACCGTCATCGGCGGCACCTCGCTCACCGGCGGCGTCGGGCGCATCACCGGCACCGTCATCGGCACCATCATTCTCGGCGTCATGACCTCCGGCTTCACGTTTCTCAGGATCGACGCCTATTACCAGGAGATCGTCAAGGGTCTCATCATCATCGCGGCTGTTGTCATCGACGTTTACAGACAGAAGAAACGCCGCAAACACTGA
- a CDS encoding sugar ABC transporter ATP-binding protein yields the protein MAVSPTTMAAVRASGAVPNAEYLLSAEGVRKEFPGVVALDDVQFRLKRASVHALMGENGAGKSTLMKILAGIYTPDKGDIRLKGIEIQLKSPLDALENGIAMIHQELNLMPFMTVAENIWIRREPKNRFGFIDHGVMHRMTEELFTRLNISIDPDIEVRFLSVANRQMVEIAKAVSYNSDVLIMDEPTSALTEREVEHLFRIIRDLRAQGIGIVYITHKMNELFEIADEFSVFRDGRYIGTHASTDVTRDDIIRMMVGREITQMFPKEEVPIGEVVLSVKDLCLKGVFTNVSFEVRAGEILGVAGLVGSGRSNVAETLFGVTPASSGSIELYGKPTAISSPTEAIRNRMAFLTEDRKDTGCLLILDILENMQIAVLQDKYVKGGFVQQGAVEATCEDMAKKLRVKTPNLYERVENLSGGNQQKVLIGRWLLTDPRILILDEPTRGIDVGAKAEIHRLVTEMARNGVAVVMISSEMPEVLGMSDRIMVMHEGRVTGFLNRDEATQIKVMELAAQ from the coding sequence ATGGCCGTCAGCCCGACAACCATGGCCGCCGTTCGTGCAAGCGGCGCCGTCCCGAATGCGGAATATCTCTTGAGCGCCGAGGGTGTCCGCAAGGAATTTCCTGGCGTCGTCGCACTTGACGACGTGCAGTTCCGGCTGAAGCGCGCCTCCGTGCATGCGTTGATGGGCGAAAACGGCGCCGGCAAATCGACGTTGATGAAGATCCTCGCCGGCATCTATACGCCCGACAAGGGCGATATTCGGCTGAAAGGGATCGAGATCCAGCTGAAATCTCCGCTCGACGCACTGGAAAACGGGATTGCCATGATCCATCAGGAACTCAACCTGATGCCGTTCATGACGGTCGCCGAAAATATCTGGATTCGGCGCGAACCGAAGAACCGCTTCGGCTTCATCGATCACGGCGTGATGCACCGCATGACCGAGGAATTGTTTACTCGGCTCAATATATCAATCGATCCCGATATCGAGGTCCGGTTCCTGTCGGTCGCCAACCGGCAGATGGTCGAGATCGCCAAAGCGGTTTCCTACAATTCCGACGTGCTGATCATGGACGAGCCGACTTCGGCGCTGACGGAGCGCGAGGTCGAGCATCTTTTCCGTATTATCCGCGATCTCAGGGCCCAGGGCATCGGCATCGTCTACATCACCCATAAGATGAACGAGCTTTTCGAGATCGCCGACGAGTTCTCCGTCTTCCGCGACGGCCGATATATCGGCACGCATGCCTCGACCGACGTCACCCGCGACGACATCATTCGCATGATGGTCGGGCGCGAGATCACCCAGATGTTTCCCAAGGAAGAGGTGCCGATCGGCGAGGTCGTGCTCTCCGTCAAGGATCTGTGTCTCAAGGGCGTCTTCACCAACGTCTCGTTCGAAGTGAGAGCCGGCGAAATCCTCGGCGTCGCCGGCCTCGTTGGATCCGGCCGGTCGAATGTCGCCGAAACGCTGTTCGGGGTGACACCGGCAAGCTCCGGCTCGATCGAGCTCTACGGCAAGCCGACGGCCATTTCTTCGCCGACCGAGGCCATCCGCAATCGGATGGCTTTCCTGACCGAAGACCGGAAAGATACCGGCTGCCTGCTGATCCTCGATATTCTCGAGAACATGCAGATCGCCGTTCTGCAGGACAAATACGTCAAGGGCGGCTTCGTGCAGCAGGGCGCAGTCGAGGCAACCTGCGAAGACATGGCAAAAAAGCTGCGCGTGAAAACGCCCAATCTTTACGAGCGGGTAGAAAATCTTTCGGGCGGCAATCAGCAGAAGGTGCTGATCGGGCGCTGGCTGCTCACCGATCCGCGCATCCTCATTCTCGACGAGCCGACCCGCGGCATCGATGTCGGCGCCAAGGCGGAAATCCACCGGCTGGTCACGGAGATGGCGCGAAATGGCGTGGCGGTGGTGATGATCTCGTCCGAGATGCCCGAAGTTCTCGGGATGAGCGACCGCATCATGGTCATGCACGAGGGACGCGTGACCGGTTTCCTCAATCGCGACGAAGCAACGCAGATCAAGGTGATGGAACTGGCTGCGCAGTGA
- a CDS encoding sugar ABC transporter substrate-binding protein, translated as MKKFILGTAMALVMSTAAHAETVGVSMAKFDDNFLTVLRNGMTDYAKTLSGVTLQVEDAQNDVSKQQSQIQNFIASKVDAIIVNPVDTDATTAMSKLAADAGIPLVYVNRQPVNVDTLPEKQAFVASNEQESGTLETKEICRILGGKGKAVVIMGELSNQAARMRTQDVHDVIKTDECKGLEIVEEQTANWDRTQGADLMTNWLSSGIEFDAVISNNDEMAIGALQALKAAGKDMSKVVVGGVDATQDALAAMQAGDLDVTVFQDAAGQGKGSLDAALKLAKGEKIDKKVYIPFQLVTPANVKDFVTKN; from the coding sequence ATGAAAAAGTTTATCCTGGGCACTGCGATGGCGCTCGTCATGTCGACGGCCGCTCACGCAGAAACGGTCGGCGTCTCGATGGCGAAATTCGACGACAATTTCCTGACCGTTCTGCGCAATGGCATGACCGATTATGCAAAGACACTGAGCGGCGTGACGCTGCAGGTCGAAGACGCACAGAACGACGTTTCCAAGCAGCAGAGCCAGATCCAGAATTTCATCGCCTCCAAGGTCGATGCGATCATCGTCAACCCTGTCGATACCGATGCGACCACGGCAATGTCGAAGCTCGCGGCCGATGCCGGCATTCCGCTGGTTTACGTCAACCGCCAGCCGGTTAACGTCGACACGCTGCCGGAGAAGCAGGCTTTCGTTGCATCCAACGAGCAGGAATCCGGCACGCTGGAAACCAAGGAAATCTGCCGCATTCTCGGCGGCAAGGGCAAGGCCGTCGTCATCATGGGCGAGCTTTCCAACCAGGCTGCGCGCATGAGGACCCAGGACGTTCACGACGTCATCAAGACGGATGAATGCAAGGGCCTGGAGATCGTCGAAGAGCAGACGGCCAACTGGGACCGCACCCAGGGCGCCGACCTGATGACCAACTGGCTCTCCAGCGGTATCGAATTCGACGCCGTGATCTCCAACAACGACGAAATGGCCATCGGCGCCCTCCAGGCGCTGAAGGCAGCCGGCAAGGATATGAGCAAGGTTGTCGTCGGCGGTGTCGACGCCACGCAGGACGCGCTTGCCGCCATGCAGGCCGGTGATCTCGACGTCACGGTGTTCCAGGATGCCGCCGGCCAAGGCAAGGGCTCTCTCGATGCAGCGCTCAAGCTCGCCAAGGGCGAAAAGATCGACAAGAAGGTCTACATTCCCTTCCAGCTCGTCACACCTGCCAACGTCAAGGACTTCGTCACCAAGAACTGA
- a CDS encoding DUF1993 domain-containing protein produces the protein MSISMHRLTVPMFQRGLASLKTYLDKAEAYAKEKNIDPAILIAARLAPDMLPLSGQYQRASDTAKFALARLTATDAPKFEDNETTFDDLRERLAKTGAYLAGFSAEALEGTETRQITLPGKSGIVLPGDEYIATFALPNFYFHVATAHAILRNQGAPIGKRDYLG, from the coding sequence ATGTCTATTTCGATGCATCGCCTCACCGTTCCGATGTTCCAGCGCGGCCTCGCCAGCCTGAAAACCTACCTCGACAAGGCCGAAGCCTATGCGAAGGAAAAGAATATCGATCCGGCTATATTGATTGCCGCTCGCCTCGCGCCCGACATGCTACCGCTCTCCGGCCAGTATCAGCGCGCCAGCGACACCGCCAAATTTGCGCTCGCCCGCCTGACGGCGACCGATGCCCCGAAATTCGAGGACAACGAAACGACATTCGACGACCTGCGTGAGCGCCTGGCAAAGACCGGCGCCTATCTCGCCGGCTTCTCGGCGGAGGCATTGGAAGGCACTGAAACCCGCCAGATCACCCTACCGGGAAAGAGCGGTATCGTACTGCCGGGTGACGAATATATCGCCACCTTCGCCCTGCCGAACTTCTATTTCCACGTCGCGACGGCCCACGCCATCCTGCGCAACCAGGGTGCGCCGATCGGCAAACGCGATTATCTCGGCTAA